TCTTCATCTGAGAGCAGCGTAAAGTTGAGCAGCTCTTTTTCGGCAAAGCGGGAAAGTTTCTCTGGTTTGTCGGTGCTGATACCCAGCACTTCCACGCCCGCTTTCTTTAACTCATCCATGTTATCGCGCAGGCCACAGGCCTGGACAGTACAGCCTGGTGTCATGGCTTTCGGGTAGAAATAGACCAGAACACGCTGTCCCTGGAAGTCGGCCAAATTTACTTGTTCACCGTCTTGATCGGGCAAGCTAAATTTCGGTGCGATATCACCGGCTTTCAGTGGATTCATTACTTAACTCCATCCTGTTCATCATGCTGGGAATAGTTGACGATGTTTATACTGCCTTGCGCGTTCAATTCTGTACATAGGGCTTTGAACGCCTGCTCAATATTTGACGCGTCCTGTGACGCGGGGCTATGAGCGGTTATCTGGATAAATAACGTTGGCGCAACGGTTAGATTACCGGGCTGTGTACGGGAGACTAACTCCGCAATATTCATTTCGTGTGCGTCGAAAAGCGCAGTGAAACGCTCAATCAGGTGGGGAGAATCGGGGACTTCAACCTGCACCCACACGGTGGCTGGCATATCAGGACGCGGACGGGCATCGGTACGTTTCATCACAATCAGCAAATCCAGCTCGGCGCCTTTCAGCGGCAACGTCGATTCGATAAGGGTGATGGCGTTCCACGAACCCGAAAGCAGCATTATAAACGTGAACTCTTCCCCCAGCATCGCCAGACGGCTGTCTTCGATATTACAGCCGCAGCTGCTGACGTGGCGTGTGATCGTGTTCACAATGCCAGGCCTGTCGGCCCCCAGCGCAGTGATAACCAAAAAGTGTTGTGATGAGGTTGTCAAACCTGAGCTTCCTGTCAAACGTGAGGTAATCATAAGGAAAGCATAAAAAAAACCGGCATACAACCGCCACAGGGCCTCAGGTCTCTTGCTTTTCTGACGGCACCGCACGTACCATTGAGAATCTTGTTCGCACAGAGGATGGCCCATGTTCACGGGAAGTATTGTCGCGCTTATCACGCCGATGGATTCGCAAGGTAAAGTCTGCCGGTCAAGCCTGAAAAAACTGATTGATTACCATGTCGCCAACGGAACCACGGCGATCGTTTCGGTAGGGACTACCGGTGAATCCGCCACGCTGAGCCATGATGAACATGCCGACGTGGTGAAGATGACGGTTGAACTGGCGGACGGGCGCATCCCTGTGATTGCCGGGACGGGCGCGAACGCTACCGCAGAAGCCATCAGCCTGACCCAGTGTTTCAACGACAGCGGCGTGGTGGGTTGCCTGACCGTTACGCCTTACTACAACCGCCCGACTCAGGAAGGGCTGTTCCAGCATTTTAAAGCCATCGCCGAACATACTGACCTGCCGCAAATTCTGTATAATGTGCCGTCGCGTACCGGCTGCGATATGCTGCCGGAAACCGTAGGCCGTCTGGCGAAAATTAAAAATATTATCGGTATTAAGGAAGCGACCGGGAACTTAAGTCGTGTTCATCAGATCAAAGAGCTGGTTTCAGACGACTTTATCCTGCTGAGCGGCGACGATGCCACCGCGCTGGACTTTATGCAGCTCGGCGGTGACGGTGTGATTTCCGTGACCAGCAACGTGGCGGCGCGCGATATGGCTGACATGTGCAAACTGGCGACCCAGGGGAATTACGCCGAAGCACGCGTGATCAACCAGCGTTTGATGCCGTTACACAACAAACTATTTGTCGAACCCAATCCGATCCCAGTCAAATGGGCATGTATGGAGTTGGGGCTTGTAGCAACCGACACGCTGCGTCTGCCGATGACGCCCATTACCGACCATGGTCGTGACGTTGTCCGCACTGCGCTTAAGCATGCCGGTCTGCTGTAAAGTTTAGGGAGATTTGATGGCTTACTCAGTACAGAAGTCGCGCCTGGCGAAGGTAGCGGGTGTTTCACTTGTGATGTTGCTCGCCGCCTGTAGTTCCGATTCACGTTATAAGCGTCAGGTTAGCGGTGACGAATCCTATCTGGATGCGGCTCCGCTTGCTGAACTTCATGCGCCCGCAGGGATGATCCTCCCGGTGCAAAACGGTGATTACACCATCCCTGTTGCTAACGGCAGTGGCGCGGTAGGTAAAGCGCTGGACATTCGTCCGCCAGCTCAGCCGCTGGCGCTGGTGAGCGGTGCGCGCACCCAGTTTACCGGTGACACCGCGACGCTGATGGTCGAAAATGGCCGCAACAGCACGCTGTGGCCGCAGGTTGTCAGCATTCTTCAGGGGAAAAACTACAGCATCGACAAACGTGACGATGCCACGCAGATCCTGACCACCGGTTGGGTTGACTGGAACCGTCTGGATGAAGATCAGCAGTATCGTGGTCGTTATCAAATCTCGGTGAAACCGCAGGGTTACCAGCAGGCAGTTGTCGTCAAGCTGGTGAATCTGGAACAAGCGGGCAAACCGGTGGCGGACGCCGCATCGCTGCAGCGTTACAGCACCGAAATGCTGAACGTTATCTCCTCTGGTCTGGATAAAACCGCAACTGACGCACAAACGGCGGCGGAAAACCGCAGCGTTTCTACGCTGAATGTCCAGAGCGCTGCCGATGATACCGGTCTGCCGATGCTGGTGGTGCGTGGGCCGTTTAACGTGGTGTGGCAACGTCTGCCGTCCGTGCTGGAAAAAGTGGGCATGAAAGTCACCGACAGCACCCGTTCAACGGGCAGCATTGCGGTGACCTACAAGCCGCTGTCTGACAGCAGCTGGCAGGAACTGGGCGCGCGCGATCCGGGTCTGGCCTCCGGCGACTATAAACTGCAGGTCGGCGATCTGGATAACCGCAGCAGCCTTCAGTTCATCGATCCTAAAGGTCACACGCTGACACAATCGCAGAACGACGCGTTAGTCGCAGCCTTCCAGGCGGCGTTTAACCGATAATCCTCAGGGCCGGATGTTCCGGCCTTTTTTTATTATGGTGACGCAAACGTGTGCGTCGGCGTAAAATAGCCAAATTAGCCTTGTAATCACACCTGGAGTAATGAAGATGCAAAAGCAAGCTGAGTTGTATCGCGGCAAAGCGAAGACCGTGTACAGTACGGAAAACCCGGACCTGTTGGTGCTCGAATTCCGTAACGATACGTCAGCAGGGGATGGCGCGCGCATTGAACAGTTCGATCGTAAAGGTATGGTGAACAACAAGTTCAACCATTTCATTATGACTAAGCTGCAAGAAGCGGGCATCCCGACCCAGATGGAAGCGCTGCTTTCTGATACCGAATGTCTGGTTAAAAAGCTGGATATGGTGCCGGTAGAGTGCGTTATTCGTAACCGTGCGGCAGGCTCGCTGGTGAAACGTCTGGGCATTGAAGAGGGCATTGAACTGAATCCGCCGCTGTTCGATATGTTTCTCAAAAACGATGCGATGCACGATCCGATGGTGAACGAATCCTACTGCGAAACCTTCGGCTGGGTGAACAAAGAAAATCTGGCGCGCATGAAAGAGCTGACCTACAAAGCCAACGACGTGCTGAGCAAACTGTTTGATGACGCCGGTTTGATCCTCGTTGATTTCAAACTGGAATTTGGCCTGTTTAAAGGCGAAGTGGTACTCGGCGACGAGTTCTCCCCGGACGGCAGCCGCCTGTGGGATAAAGAAACGCTGGATAAAATGGACAAAGACCGTTTCCGTCAGAGCCTTGGCGGCCTGATTGAAGCCTATGAAGCCGTGGCGCACCGTCTTGGCGTGAAACTGGACTGATCTTCACCTCGCGTTACTTCCGGAGGATGCCTGCATCCTCCGGATTTCCTCACTTTTTTCCTGTGCTAATCCTTCCCTCTGCGCCTACGATCATATATACACTGAGTCCATCATTGGGATAGTGAGGTAGTTATGCGCTGGCAAGGCCATCGAGAGAGTGACAACGTAGAAGACCGACGTAATGAGTCGGGTGGGCCGTCGATGCGCGGGCCCGGGTTTCGTTTACCGGGTGGTAAGGGTGGAATAATCCTGCTGTTGGTGGTGATTGTCGCGAGCTATTACGGTGTTGATCTCACCAGTTTACTGACCGGGCAACCGGTGAGCCCACCCACGCAACAACAGCGCGCCGCGAACCCGCACGAGGATGAGTCTGCGCATTTTACCCGCGTCATTTTCGCCACCACCGAAGAAACCTGGGGCCAACTGTTTGAAAAAATGGGGCAACATTATCAACAGCCGACGCTGGTGATGTACCGTGGCAGCACCCATACCGGCTGTGGTACCGGGCAATCCATTATGGGACCGTTTTACTGCCCGGCGGACAGCAAAATTTATATCGATCTCTCTTTTTACGATGAGATGAAAAACAAGCTCGGCGCGGGCGGTGATTTTGCTCAGGGTTATGTGATTGCCCATGAAGTCAGTCATCACGTGCAAAAACTTCTGGGAACGGAAGCTAAAGTGCGCGGCCTGCAGCAAAACGCCACCAAACAGCAGGCGAATGTTCTGTCAGTGCGCATGGAGTTGCAGGCCGATTGTTATGCGGGCGTCTGGGGCCACAGCATGGCGCAGCAAGGTGTGCTGGAGCCTGGCGATGTCGAGGAGGCGTTAAACGCCGCGCAAGCCATTGGTGATGATCGCTTACAACAACGCAGTCAGGGCGTCGCCTTCCCGGATAGTTTCACGCATGGTACCTCGACACAACGTTACACCTGGTTCAAACGCGGCATGGACAGCGGCGATCCGGCGCAGTGCAATACATTCAGCGGGCAGTTGTAATCACCTCGTGATGCAACAGCTGATTGAACTGAGCGCCCGCATGGTGCGGGAAGGGTTCCGCCGCTTGCTGGTGATTGCCGGTCAGCCTGCGTGGAGTGAGGCGCAGGCGAGCACACTGCGCGACTCGCTTCCCGGCGACTGGCTGTGGGTCGGTGAAAATAGCGGCTGGTCACAACACATTCAACCTCGCGCATTAACGACTTTGCTCGGGCGGGAATTCCATCATGCCGTGTTCGATGCGCGTGAAGGATTCGATGTCGCCGCGTTTGCCGCGCTTGGTGGGACGCTCACGGCCGGTAGCTGGCTGGTGTTGCTCACACCGCCGTTCGCGCTGTGGCCGCAGCAGCCGGATGCAGACAGCCTGCGATGGAGCGACACCGCCGAGCCGATCCCGACCCCGCTTTTTATTGATCACTTTTGCCGTACGCTCCGTGACGATCCACAAACCGTGGTGTGGCAGCAGGCATCACCTTTCTCGCTTCCAGACTTTCCTCCCTGGCCTGAGTGGCACGCGGCAACCGGCGCACCTGAGCATGAGCAGGCGCAGATCCTTGAGCAACTTCAGCACATGCCGCCAGGTGTCGCGGTGGTGACGGCGCCGCGCGGGCGAGGGAAATCGGCGCTGGCGGGGATGCATATTGCCCGCATATCTGAGCCTGTCACGGTCACCGCACCTGCGCGCGCCGCCACCGATGTGCTGGCGCAATACGCAGGCGAACGGTTCAACTTTATCGCCCCGGATGTGTTGCTCCAGCAGATAACTGCGCAGGGAACACTGCCGGGCTGGCTGGTAGTGGATGAAGCCGCTGCCATTCCTGGTCCGCTGCTGCATGCGTTGGTTTCCGCTTTCCCTCGCGCATTGCTCACCACCACCGTACAGGGCTATGAAGGTACCGGGCAGGGTTTTTTGCTGAAGTTCTGTGCCGGGTTTCCGCAGTTACGTCATTACACGCTCTCTACGCCGCTGCGCTGGGCGCAGGGCTGCCCGCTGGAGCAGGTAATTAACGCCCTGTTGCTGTTTGACGATGAACCTGTCGTTAAACCGCCGACAGGTGACATCACCATGCAGCCGTTATCAGCACGGGCCTGGCAAGAGACGGCGGCGATTTATCGTCTGCTGGCGAGCGCCCATTACCGCACGTCACCGCTTGATCTGCGACGCATGATGGATGCGCCAGGGCAGCATTTCTGGCTGGCCTGGCGGGCACAAACGGCGGTTGCTGCACTCTGGATGGTGGAAGAGGGTGGGTTAAGTGCCGATCTTAGCCAGGCGGTGTGGGCGGGTTTTCGCCGTCCGCGCGGTAATCTTGTCGCGCAATCGCTGGCCGCGCACGGCGGTAGCCCGCTGGCGGCAACATTGCGCGGGCGGCGTATCAGCCGCATTGCTGTGCATCCCTTTTGCCAGCGTACGGGGATTGGCAGTGCGCTCATCGCCCATGCGCGAGCGCATACAACGGGGTGTGATTACCTCTCCGTCAGTTTTGGCTATACGCCAGAATTATGGCGTTTCTGGCAGCGCTGCGGTTTTTCGCTGGTGCGCCTTGGCAGCCATCGCGAAGCGAGCAGCGGCTGTTTTACCGCCATGGCGATAATCCCGCTGACGGCGGCTGGCGAAGCACTGCGGGTGCGGGAACAGACTCGCCTGGCGCGCGATCTGCCCTGGCTTGCCGACTGGCGCGAGGAAACGTTGTCTCTGCCTGTTGTTCAGTCGACTACGCTTAGTGAAGAGGACTGGCTGGAACTGGCCGGTTTCGCTTTTGCGCATCGACCACTTTCGGCGGCTTATGGCGCGTTATGCCGTTTGCTGGCGCACACGCATTTGCCATTGTTGGCATTGCGAGGACAGGTAAGCGATGGCGAAAGCGAACAGGCGTTATGCCAGCGTTTATCGTTGAACGGGCGTAAAGCGCTGCTGCTATCTCAGCGCCAGGAGTGTGACCAGGCGCTCTTGCACCTGGATGCTGATCGCGCGCTCAAACTGAAAACACAGGTGCAGAAACTGCAATTTTTTTAACTAACTCATTCAGTTAAATGGCATGGTCATTATGGCTCCCGGGCGTAAACTGCACTCAACGATTTAAGGAGACAACCATGAAACATGACCATTTCGTTGTACAAAGTCCGCAATCCCCGGCAAAACAATTACTGCTGCTGTTTCATGGCGTTGGCGATAACCCGGTCTCCATGGGACAGATTGGTGGCTGGTTTGCACCGCACTTTCCCGATGCGCTGATCGTCAGTATTGGCGGCGTCGAAGCCTGCGGCGCACCACCGGCCCGCCAGTGGTTTTCCGTGGCAGGCGTGACGGAAGAAAATCGTCAGCAACGCATTGATGCTGTGATGCCGCAATTTATTGACGTTGTGCGCTACTGGCAGCAGCAAAGCGGCGTAAACGCGTTAGCCACGGCGCTGATTGGCTTTTCGCAAGGGGCGATTATGGCGCTGGAAGGGCTGAAAGCGCAGCCGGATCTTGCTTCGCGGGTGATTGCGTTCAACGGGCGTTACGCCACGCTGCCGCAGGCGGTTTCCACGGCACAAACCATTCACCTGATTCACGGCGGTGAAGACCGGGTTATCGATTTGGCCTGGGCGGTGAAGGCGCAGGAAGCAGTGCAAACGCTGGGCGGCGATATCACGCTGGATATTGTCGACGATTTGGGCCATGCCATTGATGATCGCAGCATTGAGCTGGCGCTCAAACATTTGCGCTACACCGTGCCGAAGCACTATTTCGATGAAGCGTTAAGCGGCGGCAAGCCGAATGACGACGATATTGTCGAGTTTTTATGAGCAAAAAATTCCCCCCCGAAAGGGGGGGAATTATGTGAGGCTTACTTTTTCGGCTGATCCTGTTTCGGCCAGTCGTCATCGTCGTCCCACTTGTCGTTGAAATCACGATGCGGTGGCAGATCCGGCTTGTTAGCGAGGAATTTTTTGTGATCGACCCGGCTCAGGTCTTTGATCACATTAATCAGTACACCAAGTAAAAACACCAGTACCAGAATCCACCAATATTTTGCCAGCCAATCCATGTCATCCTCCAGGCCATCAGGCGATGAGTTGTTCCATAATGCGTTGATACATACGGGCAAGCAGTTGCAAATCCGCCGCGTTCACACATTCGTTGATCTTGTGAATGGTGGCGTTCACCGGCCCGAGTTCAACCACTTGTGCGCCCATACGCGCGATAAAACGGCCATCTGACGTGCCGCCAGTGGTTAACAACTGCGGTTTGATTTCATTATAGTGCTCAATGGCATTAACCACCGCATCCACCAGCTTGCCGCGCCCCGTCAGGAAAGGCTGCCCGGACACCCACCACTCCACGCTGTAACGCAACTGATGTTTATCCAGCAGCGCCTGCACGTGAGCTTTGATCATTTCGTCGGTCAGTTCGGTACTGAAGCGGAAGTTGAACTGCACAAACAGATCGCCAGGGATAACGTTGTTGCTACCGGTTCCGGCTTTGATATTGGCAATCTGCATGCTGGTCGGCGGAAAGTATTCGTTGCCGTGATCCCACTGGATCGCCACCAGCTCATTGAGCATTGGCGCGGCGCGATGCACCGGGTTATCCGCCAGGTGCGGATAGGCAACGTGCCCCTGAACACCGTGAATGGTCAGGTTGCAGGTCATCGAGCCACGACGACCGTTTTTTACCACATCGCCGACCACTTCCGTACTGGAAGGCTCACCGACCAGGCAGTAATCCAGCCGTTCATTACGCGCC
This genomic interval from Kosakonia sacchari SP1 contains the following:
- the bcp gene encoding thioredoxin-dependent thiol peroxidase, whose product is MNPLKAGDIAPKFSLPDQDGEQVNLADFQGQRVLVYFYPKAMTPGCTVQACGLRDNMDELKKAGVEVLGISTDKPEKLSRFAEKELLNFTLLSDEDHQVCEQFGVWGEKTFMGKTYDGIHRISFLIDADGKVEHVFDDFKTSNHHDIVVNWLKENA
- a CDS encoding glycine cleavage system transcriptional repressor, translating into MTTSSQHFLVITALGADRPGIVNTITRHVSSCGCNIEDSRLAMLGEEFTFIMLLSGSWNAITLIESTLPLKGAELDLLIVMKRTDARPRPDMPATVWVQVEVPDSPHLIERFTALFDAHEMNIAELVSRTQPGNLTVAPTLFIQITAHSPASQDASNIEQAFKALCTELNAQGSINIVNYSQHDEQDGVK
- the dapA gene encoding 4-hydroxy-tetrahydrodipicolinate synthase translates to MFTGSIVALITPMDSQGKVCRSSLKKLIDYHVANGTTAIVSVGTTGESATLSHDEHADVVKMTVELADGRIPVIAGTGANATAEAISLTQCFNDSGVVGCLTVTPYYNRPTQEGLFQHFKAIAEHTDLPQILYNVPSRTGCDMLPETVGRLAKIKNIIGIKEATGNLSRVHQIKELVSDDFILLSGDDATALDFMQLGGDGVISVTSNVAARDMADMCKLATQGNYAEARVINQRLMPLHNKLFVEPNPIPVKWACMELGLVATDTLRLPMTPITDHGRDVVRTALKHAGLL
- the bamC gene encoding outer membrane protein assembly factor BamC — encoded protein: MAYSVQKSRLAKVAGVSLVMLLAACSSDSRYKRQVSGDESYLDAAPLAELHAPAGMILPVQNGDYTIPVANGSGAVGKALDIRPPAQPLALVSGARTQFTGDTATLMVENGRNSTLWPQVVSILQGKNYSIDKRDDATQILTTGWVDWNRLDEDQQYRGRYQISVKPQGYQQAVVVKLVNLEQAGKPVADAASLQRYSTEMLNVISSGLDKTATDAQTAAENRSVSTLNVQSAADDTGLPMLVVRGPFNVVWQRLPSVLEKVGMKVTDSTRSTGSIAVTYKPLSDSSWQELGARDPGLASGDYKLQVGDLDNRSSLQFIDPKGHTLTQSQNDALVAAFQAAFNR
- the purC gene encoding phosphoribosylaminoimidazolesuccinocarboxamide synthase, which produces MQKQAELYRGKAKTVYSTENPDLLVLEFRNDTSAGDGARIEQFDRKGMVNNKFNHFIMTKLQEAGIPTQMEALLSDTECLVKKLDMVPVECVIRNRAAGSLVKRLGIEEGIELNPPLFDMFLKNDAMHDPMVNESYCETFGWVNKENLARMKELTYKANDVLSKLFDDAGLILVDFKLEFGLFKGEVVLGDEFSPDGSRLWDKETLDKMDKDRFRQSLGGLIEAYEAVAHRLGVKLD
- the ypfJ gene encoding KPN_02809 family neutral zinc metallopeptidase, with amino-acid sequence MRWQGHRESDNVEDRRNESGGPSMRGPGFRLPGGKGGIILLLVVIVASYYGVDLTSLLTGQPVSPPTQQQRAANPHEDESAHFTRVIFATTEETWGQLFEKMGQHYQQPTLVMYRGSTHTGCGTGQSIMGPFYCPADSKIYIDLSFYDEMKNKLGAGGDFAQGYVIAHEVSHHVQKLLGTEAKVRGLQQNATKQQANVLSVRMELQADCYAGVWGHSMAQQGVLEPGDVEEALNAAQAIGDDRLQQRSQGVAFPDSFTHGTSTQRYTWFKRGMDSGDPAQCNTFSGQL
- a CDS encoding tRNA(Met) cytidine acetyltransferase TmcA, giving the protein MQQLIELSARMVREGFRRLLVIAGQPAWSEAQASTLRDSLPGDWLWVGENSGWSQHIQPRALTTLLGREFHHAVFDAREGFDVAAFAALGGTLTAGSWLVLLTPPFALWPQQPDADSLRWSDTAEPIPTPLFIDHFCRTLRDDPQTVVWQQASPFSLPDFPPWPEWHAATGAPEHEQAQILEQLQHMPPGVAVVTAPRGRGKSALAGMHIARISEPVTVTAPARAATDVLAQYAGERFNFIAPDVLLQQITAQGTLPGWLVVDEAAAIPGPLLHALVSAFPRALLTTTVQGYEGTGQGFLLKFCAGFPQLRHYTLSTPLRWAQGCPLEQVINALLLFDDEPVVKPPTGDITMQPLSARAWQETAAIYRLLASAHYRTSPLDLRRMMDAPGQHFWLAWRAQTAVAALWMVEEGGLSADLSQAVWAGFRRPRGNLVAQSLAAHGGSPLAATLRGRRISRIAVHPFCQRTGIGSALIAHARAHTTGCDYLSVSFGYTPELWRFWQRCGFSLVRLGSHREASSGCFTAMAIIPLTAAGEALRVREQTRLARDLPWLADWREETLSLPVVQSTTLSEEDWLELAGFAFAHRPLSAAYGALCRLLAHTHLPLLALRGQVSDGESEQALCQRLSLNGRKALLLSQRQECDQALLHLDADRALKLKTQVQKLQFF
- the ypfH gene encoding esterase, which translates into the protein MKHDHFVVQSPQSPAKQLLLLFHGVGDNPVSMGQIGGWFAPHFPDALIVSIGGVEACGAPPARQWFSVAGVTEENRQQRIDAVMPQFIDVVRYWQQQSGVNALATALIGFSQGAIMALEGLKAQPDLASRVIAFNGRYATLPQAVSTAQTIHLIHGGEDRVIDLAWAVKAQEAVQTLGGDITLDIVDDLGHAIDDRSIELALKHLRYTVPKHYFDEALSGGKPNDDDIVEFL
- a CDS encoding YpfN family protein, yielding MDWLAKYWWILVLVFLLGVLINVIKDLSRVDHKKFLANKPDLPPHRDFNDKWDDDDDWPKQDQPKK
- the dapE gene encoding succinyl-diaminopimelate desuccinylase; the protein is MSCPVIELTQQLIRRPSLSPNDAGCQALMIERLRAIGFTIEPMDFGDTQNFWAWRGQGETLAFAGHTDVVPAGDADRWINPPFEPTIRDGMLFGRGAADMKGSLAAMVVAAERFVAQHPQHKGRLAFLITSDEEASATNGTVKVVDALMARNERLDYCLVGEPSSTEVVGDVVKNGRRGSMTCNLTIHGVQGHVAYPHLADNPVHRAAPMLNELVAIQWDHGNEYFPPTSMQIANIKAGTGSNNVIPGDLFVQFNFRFSTELTDEMIKAHVQALLDKHQLRYSVEWWVSGQPFLTGRGKLVDAVVNAIEHYNEIKPQLLTTGGTSDGRFIARMGAQVVELGPVNATIHKINECVNAADLQLLARMYQRIMEQLIA